The genomic region GTAGCGGTTTTCAATGACCTGGAAGGGGGGGCCGTCGGTCTATGCGGCGCCGACGGATCGAGCTTTCTGGCTCACAAATACCGGGATGACCCGCCGGACGAACCCCCGTTCGACTACGGGCAGGTCGGAGAGATCTCCCAGGGAAATCCCGCCCTGGTGGATCTGCTGCTGGAGCACGACTACTGCCCGATCATTGCCTGTTTCGGAGTCGGTCCGGACGCCACTTTCTATAATGTCAACGCCGATGAGATGGCCTCGGCCGTAGCCCTCATCTGTCGGGCCGATCGGTTGATCTTTCTTACGGATGTCCCGGGCGTGCTGAACGCGGACCGCCAGGTTATCCCCCGACTCAGTCGAACGGAAATGGAGAGCCTGAGGCAACAGGGTGTGATTTCCGAAGGCATGCTTCCCAAGACTCGCGCCTGTGAACGGGCCATCCGGCAAGGACTCTCCCCGGTCAATATTCTTGGCGGTCGGGAGCACGATTGCCTGGTTCGGTTGCTGGAATCCGGTGAATCCCTGGGGACGGCGATTCATTGACGGCCGCCGTTCGGAATTGAGGGCCTGCACTTCTTCCGTAAGCCTTCGGCATCCCATCCGCTCTGCAGTCAGTTTCCCGGGAGCGCCCCCGGCACACGTCCAGGGCGCCCCACTCATGCTTCGGAGGACTATTTGATGAATCTGAAACAAATTGAGGAATTCGAGTCCCAGGTCCTGTTCAGCAACTACAAGAAGTACCCCCTGTATGTCCAGAAAGGGCGCAAGTGCATGCTTTACGACTTTGAGGGCAAGCGTTACCTGGATCTGCTCTCCGGCATCGCTGTCAGTGCCCTGGGTTACAACCATCCGCGCATCGCCAACGCGATGCGCAAGCAGCTCAAGAAGTTGATCCACATCTCCAACCTCTTCTATCACCCCTATCAGGCCCTGCTGGCCCGGAAGCTGCTGGAGATCTCGGGAATGGAGCGGGCATTCTTCTGCAACAGCGGCACCGAGGCCGTGGAAGCCTCCTTCAAGCTGGCCCGTGGATACGCCTACAAGAACCAGTTGGGGGAAGGCAAGAACCAGATTCTGACGCTGGACGATTCCTTCCACGGACGTACTTATGGAAGCCTGTCCGCCACCTACAACGATACTTACCGGACCCCGTTCGGCCCCTTGGTCCCGGGGTTTCAATTCGTGAAACGCAACCAGGTGGAAGACCTGCAGTCCAAGTTCAATGACAAGGTCTGCGCCATTATCATCGAGCCCATCCAGGGCGAGGGCGGAGTGCACGCCTGTTCCCGGGAATTTCTACAGGCGGCTCGCGACCTATGCCAAGAACACCGGGCCCTGCTGATTTTCGATGAGATCCAAAGCGGGCTGGGCCGCACGGGACGCTACTTCTACTTCCAGAAGTTCGGAATCCGGCCGGATGTCATCACGCTTGCCAAACCTCTGGGCGTGGGCTTGCCGCTGGGGTCGGTGCTGACCTCCAAAGAGATTTCCCTGACCTTTGGACCCGGCGACCACGGCACCACCTTCGGAGGAGGCCCCCTGGCCTGCCGCCTCGGGTTCGAGTTCGTCAAAATCCTTCAGGAAGAAGGGTTTCTCGCGGATCTTCGCGAGAAAGGGGATTTCTTCAAGCAGAAGCTGCTGGATCTCAAACGGAAATATCCCTTCGTGGTGGACGTGCGCGGCGAGGGACTGATGTTGGCCATCGAAGTGAACTTTCCGGCCCGTGAGATCGTCAACCAGTGCCTGGAGGCCGGTTTTGTAATCAACGTGACGGCCAACACGGTGCTCCGCTTTCTTCCGCCCTATATCATCACCAAAAAAGAGATTGCTCGCTTTGCCAAAGCCCTCGACAAGATTTTTTCCAACGTTCCCGCCGATCAATAGGTCCAGGACCCTCCCGGCGGCAACCGGCGGGCCCCGGTGCGGCCTTGCACGGCCGGCCTGCAGGCCGAGGGGAGGTGCTCATGTCTGATCCCGCCACGGCCGGTTCAGCTTCCAGGGAGCGGCTCAGCGTCTCCGATCTGTTGTCCATTCAGGATCTGACTCCCGAAGACATCCAGCTCATTTTCCAGGTCTCCAGGAGAATTAAGAAGGCTCCGGACGAATTTGCCCTCAGCCTGAAGGGTAGGACGTTGGCCATGATCTTCGAGAAGCCGTCCCTGCGAACACGCGTGACCTTTGACGTGGGAATGACCAGTATGGGAGGGCATGCCCTGTTTCTGGATCATAGCGACGCCAAGCTCGGTGAGCGTGAATCCATCAGGGACGTGGCGCGCAACCTGGAGCGCTGGGTCCATGGAATCGTCGCCCGTACCTACAAGAACCGCTCGGTGGTGGAGTTGGCGGAACATGCACGAATTCCGGTGATCAACGGCCTCACGGATCTGCTGCATCCCTGCCAGGCCCTGGCAGACTATTTCACCCTTTCCGAAAGGCTGT from Acidobacteriota bacterium harbors:
- the argB gene encoding acetylglutamate kinase is translated as MRLVVKLGGSLLTESGLLHRIVAQLIGLRRRGHQIVVVHGGGKQIKHYLKKLRIPTETHRGLRVTDPETMRVVQMVLGGLVNKNIVAVFNDLEGGAVGLCGADGSSFLAHKYRDDPPDEPPFDYGQVGEISQGNPALVDLLLEHDYCPIIACFGVGPDATFYNVNADEMASAVALICRADRLIFLTDVPGVLNADRQVIPRLSRTEMESLRQQGVISEGMLPKTRACERAIRQGLSPVNILGGREHDCLVRLLESGESLGTAIH
- a CDS encoding aspartate aminotransferase family protein, whose product is MNLKQIEEFESQVLFSNYKKYPLYVQKGRKCMLYDFEGKRYLDLLSGIAVSALGYNHPRIANAMRKQLKKLIHISNLFYHPYQALLARKLLEISGMERAFFCNSGTEAVEASFKLARGYAYKNQLGEGKNQILTLDDSFHGRTYGSLSATYNDTYRTPFGPLVPGFQFVKRNQVEDLQSKFNDKVCAIIIEPIQGEGGVHACSREFLQAARDLCQEHRALLIFDEIQSGLGRTGRYFYFQKFGIRPDVITLAKPLGVGLPLGSVLTSKEISLTFGPGDHGTTFGGGPLACRLGFEFVKILQEEGFLADLREKGDFFKQKLLDLKRKYPFVVDVRGEGLMLAIEVNFPAREIVNQCLEAGFVINVTANTVLRFLPPYIITKKEIARFAKALDKIFSNVPADQ